The following are encoded in a window of Ignicoccus islandicus DSM 13165 genomic DNA:
- a CDS encoding archaemetzincin family Zn-dependent metalloprotease — protein MTKQRVYIFRVGDVSSDLLDNAALAIKENLPFDVEVLIYPQKLQPPISTFDWERMQYVASALVFGLVSKLGIKLKPYEKAIFVVNADAYEPPLNFVFGIALPSIGSGAVFLPRLRNETYGLPPDYNALISRLRKEVLHELGHLYGLEHCPNPRCVMAFSNSINEVDAKGEEYCERCRRLLESFIEGFER, from the coding sequence ATGACGAAACAGAGAGTGTACATTTTTAGGGTAGGCGACGTTTCGAGCGACTTATTAGATAACGCTGCTTTGGCAATAAAGGAAAACTTACCCTTCGATGTAGAAGTATTAATCTATCCGCAAAAGCTTCAACCACCCATAAGTACGTTCGATTGGGAGAGAATGCAGTACGTGGCCTCGGCCCTCGTATTCGGGTTAGTTTCCAAACTAGGAATTAAATTGAAACCCTACGAGAAAGCTATTTTCGTTGTAAACGCCGATGCCTACGAACCACCACTAAATTTCGTGTTCGGAATAGCTTTGCCATCAATTGGATCTGGAGCTGTGTTCTTACCACGTTTAAGAAACGAGACCTATGGGTTACCTCCGGATTATAACGCACTTATTTCTAGATTAAGAAAAGAAGTATTGCACGAATTAGGTCACCTTTACGGACTAGAGCACTGTCCCAACCCACGCTGTGTTATGGCCTTTTCAAACAGCATTAATGAAGTTGACGCAAAGGGAGAGGAGTACTGTGAGAGGTGTAGAAGACTATTAGAATCCTTTATAGAAGGGTTCGAGAGGTGA
- a CDS encoding class I SAM-dependent methyltransferase has translation MKVSKSLANEVLKNLRKIGIVDNSLKPKVEGDYVLIPIKKSIDAYELVYEDFEPRKRNLSLKECISRKLGEGNWPRSFNQIGDIAVISLKDNINDQLKEVIVECLMSNSKVKAVWGKVETSGEERVAKLVHLGGERITETIYKENGLSFKVDISKVYVNPSLATEHYLVSELVRDGERVLDLFAGIGFFSFNIAKRKECKCLAVDMNPYAIKYAIESLFMNKLKGNVSFLLSKAEDLLEVTARKQFDVTIMNLPHKSHEYVDRVVEVTRRLVIAYSVGSREEVIGRFRRHEIINLRKVLDYAPYKYIWRVELKP, from the coding sequence GTGAAAGTGAGCAAGAGCTTAGCCAACGAGGTTCTTAAGAACTTACGGAAGATAGGTATTGTTGACAACTCATTAAAACCTAAAGTCGAAGGAGATTACGTCCTAATACCAATAAAGAAGTCAATAGATGCGTATGAATTGGTCTACGAGGATTTCGAACCAAGAAAGAGAAACTTGAGTTTGAAGGAATGCATATCAAGGAAGTTAGGGGAAGGTAATTGGCCTAGATCCTTCAATCAAATCGGCGATATCGCTGTAATCTCATTGAAAGATAACATTAACGATCAACTGAAGGAGGTAATAGTTGAATGTTTGATGTCAAATAGTAAGGTAAAAGCCGTCTGGGGTAAGGTAGAAACTTCTGGAGAGGAACGCGTAGCCAAGTTAGTTCACCTAGGCGGCGAAAGAATAACGGAAACAATATACAAGGAGAACGGTCTATCATTCAAGGTCGATATTTCAAAAGTATACGTAAACCCTTCGCTTGCTACCGAGCATTACTTAGTAAGCGAATTGGTGAGAGATGGCGAAAGGGTCTTGGACTTATTCGCAGGGATAGGCTTCTTTTCGTTCAATATAGCGAAGAGAAAGGAATGTAAATGTCTTGCCGTGGACATGAACCCATATGCAATCAAATACGCAATTGAGAGTTTGTTTATGAACAAATTGAAAGGTAACGTGAGTTTTCTGCTCAGTAAGGCCGAAGACTTACTGGAAGTTACAGCGCGAAAACAATTCGATGTAACTATAATGAACTTACCGCATAAATCTCACGAATACGTTGATCGAGTGGTAGAGGTTACCCGGCGACTTGTAATAGCTTACTCGGTAGGGTCTCGGGAAGAAGTAATCGGAAGGTTTAGAAGACACGAAATCATTAACCTCAGGAAAGTTCTGGATTACGCACCATATAAGTATATTTGGAGAGTGGAATTGAAGCCTTAA
- a CDS encoding transcription initiation factor IIB, with protein sequence MSPDVGAQHSEEKQPLRCPVCGSTDIIFKEDTGEYVCARCGTVIMDKYIDQGPEWRAFTPEERERRGRTGAPLSPTLHDQGISTIIDHRDRDALGRRLDARRRMEVLRWRKWQMRTRMQTGMDRNLTIAMNELDKFANILGLPKQIKEEAAVIYRKAVEKGLVRGRSIESVVAAVIYAACRIHHQPRTLDEISKALGVNRKDMARCYRLMLKELKLDIPITDPIDHIPRIGQQLGLRGDIIAEAINIMKKVKGHAITAGKDPAGIAAAAIYIAVMQKGERRTQKEIAQVAGVTEVTVRNRYKELIKILEKENKNTQ encoded by the coding sequence GTGTCACCCGATGTCGGCGCCCAACACTCGGAAGAGAAGCAACCCTTGCGGTGCCCCGTGTGTGGTAGTACTGACATAATATTTAAAGAAGATACCGGTGAGTACGTCTGTGCTAGGTGCGGTACCGTAATAATGGATAAGTACATCGATCAAGGGCCCGAATGGAGGGCCTTCACCCCTGAGGAAAGGGAGAGGAGAGGTAGAACTGGTGCCCCCCTTTCACCAACCCTTCACGATCAAGGTATTTCGACTATAATTGATCATAGGGATAGAGACGCTCTTGGTAGGAGACTTGACGCTAGGAGAAGAATGGAGGTTCTTCGGTGGCGTAAATGGCAAATGAGAACTAGAATGCAGACTGGTATGGATAGAAACCTAACAATAGCTATGAACGAATTAGATAAGTTTGCAAACATACTTGGTCTACCAAAGCAGATAAAAGAAGAGGCAGCAGTAATATATAGGAAAGCCGTCGAGAAAGGACTTGTAAGGGGTAGAAGCATAGAATCCGTCGTAGCGGCAGTAATTTACGCGGCTTGTAGGATACACCATCAACCTAGAACTCTCGATGAAATTTCGAAGGCGTTAGGTGTTAATAGAAAAGATATGGCTAGATGTTACAGGCTCATGCTTAAGGAACTCAAGTTAGACATCCCGATTACTGATCCCATAGATCACATACCTAGAATAGGTCAACAACTAGGTCTCAGAGGCGATATCATAGCCGAGGCGATAAATATTATGAAGAAAGTTAAGGGTCACGCAATTACTGCCGGAAAAGACCCAGCCGGTATAGCTGCTGCAGCAATATATATTGCGGTAATGCAAAAAGGTGAAAGGAGAACTCAGAAGGAGATAGCCCAAGTAGCGGGCGTGACGGAGGTTACCGTTAGGAATAGGTATAAGGAACTAATAAAAATTCTAGAAAAGGAGAATAAGAATACCCAATAA
- a CDS encoding RNA ligase, whose translation MASVKYKHFVYLPLKRSGEVGKGGVIIYNKLDKESVILPGYPSIKRLVLLSKIRKHFPEGVSVEEKMNGYNVRAVKVGNDVVFVTRGGYLCPYTNSRLKLLYGDSIKEALSELPKGSFIAGEVVGTENPYVRVKYPEAPYFDYFIFDVFVKEDGKYKRMGTKDKYEFLERYSLKSVRLMGVFNAEEAPYKVKEIIDKFDEEGREGVVLKDPQYKRPPAKYTGSYTNIGDIELGMRYPFDEGRDYLFPRIVREMFKVFEEELDNESLKSRYEWLGKAILGPSVESIRKVANGEALYERFVLRFPERSDLEWYLEYTRELGINVKIEDEWIEDGLIVVRAKKFKDSTNVIRSMLETGQTPLD comes from the coding sequence ATCGCTAGCGTGAAATACAAACACTTCGTCTATTTACCATTGAAGAGATCAGGTGAAGTGGGTAAGGGAGGCGTTATTATATACAATAAGTTGGACAAGGAGAGCGTTATCTTACCCGGTTATCCATCAATTAAGAGGCTGGTCTTACTAAGCAAGATAAGGAAACATTTTCCCGAAGGAGTATCAGTTGAAGAGAAAATGAATGGTTACAACGTAAGAGCCGTAAAAGTAGGTAATGACGTGGTCTTCGTTACGCGTGGCGGGTACTTGTGTCCCTATACTAATTCCCGTCTCAAGTTGCTCTATGGAGATAGTATAAAGGAAGCGCTATCGGAACTACCTAAGGGAAGCTTCATTGCAGGAGAAGTAGTTGGAACCGAGAATCCATATGTTAGGGTCAAGTACCCAGAGGCCCCCTATTTCGATTACTTCATCTTCGACGTCTTTGTAAAGGAGGACGGGAAGTATAAGAGAATGGGGACGAAGGATAAATATGAGTTCCTTGAGAGATACTCTCTCAAATCAGTACGTCTAATGGGAGTTTTCAATGCTGAAGAGGCTCCATACAAAGTAAAGGAAATCATCGATAAGTTCGATGAAGAAGGAAGAGAAGGCGTAGTCCTGAAAGACCCTCAATATAAGAGACCTCCCGCGAAGTATACTGGCAGCTATACTAACATAGGTGACATTGAACTTGGAATGCGATATCCATTCGATGAAGGTAGAGACTATCTATTTCCTCGAATAGTACGTGAAATGTTCAAAGTATTTGAAGAGGAACTCGATAACGAGTCTTTAAAGAGCAGGTATGAATGGTTAGGTAAGGCAATACTTGGTCCGTCCGTAGAGAGCATACGGAAGGTAGCTAATGGCGAAGCGTTGTATGAGAGGTTCGTATTGCGATTCCCGGAACGCTCTGACCTCGAGTGGTACTTGGAATACACTCGCGAATTAGGAATAAACGTAAAGATAGAGGACGAATGGATTGAGGACGGGCTTATCGTTGTACGGGCCAAGAAGTTTAAGGACAGCACCAATGTTATAAGGAGCATGCTAGAGACGGGGCAGACGCCGCTAGATTAA
- a CDS encoding GNAT family N-acetyltransferase, translating into MQRKCYWRRLVLIREENPDEINSTLARLKGKVLLVSERSLGYPWRRLRPGNYRKILGTEWDHVVIDLNYPIPANAFPATLETVKAGGKGILILPQERLENIYRKRGGTGLFGRYLEKTFELYDESGQCPPWKPPNGLTKEQRIALRRLDGFIIGRGKVFAIIGDRGRGKSALLGAMAAKLVTIHGIKRIEVTSVTPQMSSFLKMLNTILSEQKVPFRLERDGDKWKVIGKEWRIEWIEPSKAGGKTGLVIVDEAAAVGVARLKRIIERSWKTILATTIHGYEGSGRYLVNKLLNSIDASNVIELKDPVRYPPNDPIERWLYKAFHLRIELNEDVTPIAPKKVDKVSLSDPTAFGRIAGLLAISHYRWEPSDIETILEHPKSSIFVYDGDTFPIGVAITIDEEVVEDPWSESKGNVLTRILNRVRRVEARRIMRIAVLPPLQRRGYGSKLLQFIEDDTKDKVIGAVFSNHEVLDFWLKNGYKVVYISPKYNKITGEKNIAVAKGNGVEEIANDFARTILTIAHISYRDVDTITLTKALESCVGRGLNVEIDRNYLELFLENKIEPELASRALYPCLLKYPKLIRELALPSLCVGFLLQGRSLWDLAVTHFLDIDEVRSKLNENLRALASLCLMKELEGAGSESEQELSQRGS; encoded by the coding sequence GTGCAAAGAAAATGCTATTGGAGGCGATTAGTGCTTATTAGGGAGGAAAATCCTGACGAGATTAACAGTACGCTTGCGAGACTTAAAGGTAAGGTACTTTTGGTCTCTGAACGTTCACTAGGTTATCCTTGGAGAAGGCTTAGGCCAGGGAATTACAGAAAAATATTGGGGACCGAATGGGATCACGTAGTAATTGATCTAAATTACCCAATCCCAGCAAATGCTTTCCCTGCAACACTAGAGACTGTAAAGGCTGGTGGAAAGGGGATACTAATACTTCCTCAAGAGAGACTTGAAAACATCTATCGAAAGAGAGGTGGAACGGGACTGTTTGGAAGGTATTTAGAGAAGACCTTTGAGCTTTACGACGAATCTGGTCAATGTCCTCCGTGGAAACCTCCCAATGGTCTCACTAAAGAGCAAAGAATAGCCTTACGGAGACTAGATGGCTTCATTATAGGCAGAGGGAAGGTTTTCGCAATAATCGGAGACAGAGGAAGGGGTAAGAGTGCGCTACTTGGTGCTATGGCGGCGAAACTGGTTACTATACATGGAATCAAGCGAATAGAGGTAACGTCCGTAACTCCTCAAATGAGCAGTTTCTTGAAAATGCTCAATACTATCTTGAGCGAACAAAAAGTGCCCTTTAGGCTAGAAAGGGATGGTGATAAATGGAAAGTTATTGGGAAGGAATGGAGAATAGAATGGATTGAACCTTCTAAAGCAGGAGGGAAAACAGGGTTAGTTATAGTTGACGAAGCCGCAGCGGTAGGAGTTGCTAGATTAAAGAGAATAATAGAAAGGAGCTGGAAAACTATCTTGGCTACAACAATTCACGGATATGAAGGTTCTGGTAGGTACTTGGTTAATAAGTTATTGAACTCAATAGACGCATCGAATGTAATAGAGCTCAAGGACCCCGTTAGGTATCCCCCCAATGACCCAATAGAAAGGTGGTTGTACAAAGCGTTCCACTTAAGGATCGAATTAAACGAAGACGTAACACCCATAGCTCCAAAGAAGGTCGATAAGGTGTCTTTAAGTGATCCAACAGCGTTTGGGAGGATTGCTGGTTTACTTGCTATTTCCCATTATAGATGGGAACCCTCTGACATAGAAACGATATTGGAGCATCCTAAGTCTAGTATCTTCGTCTATGATGGAGACACGTTTCCTATAGGCGTCGCAATCACAATAGATGAGGAGGTGGTAGAAGATCCTTGGAGTGAGAGCAAAGGTAACGTACTAACTCGAATCTTGAATAGAGTTAGGAGGGTTGAGGCTAGAAGGATAATGAGGATAGCAGTCCTACCCCCCTTACAGCGAAGGGGGTATGGCTCGAAGCTCCTTCAATTCATTGAAGATGACACAAAGGATAAGGTTATAGGAGCCGTATTTTCTAACCACGAGGTTCTCGATTTTTGGCTGAAAAATGGTTACAAGGTAGTGTATATTTCACCAAAGTATAACAAGATAACCGGTGAAAAGAATATAGCTGTTGCGAAAGGTAACGGCGTTGAGGAAATTGCGAACGATTTCGCTAGAACTATACTTACAATCGCTCACATATCCTATAGGGACGTAGATACTATTACGCTAACCAAGGCTCTCGAAAGCTGTGTTGGTAGAGGATTAAACGTTGAAATAGATCGCAATTACTTAGAGTTGTTCCTGGAAAATAAAATAGAGCCAGAACTAGCCTCTAGAGCCCTCTACCCTTGCCTCTTGAAGTATCCAAAATTAATTAGAGAGCTGGCTCTCCCTTCTCTTTGCGTTGGGTTTCTCCTTCAGGGAAGGAGTCTTTGGGACTTAGCAGTTACTCATTTCCTCGATATAGATGAGGTCAGATCGAAGTTGAACGAAAACCTAAGAGCCTTGGCATCGTTATGCCTAATGAAGGAACTTGAAGGCGCTGGCAGTGAAAGTGAGCAAGAGCTTAGCCAACGAGGTTCTTAA
- the speB gene encoding agmatinase yields MTLYFGDERNESSPFVVLGFPADFTASFRCGSREAPIRVREASKFIEFRSILTNLNMDDVLYDDVGDVPVVYGDIVSSLRNLETMLLGLEESKVPIIIGGEHTLTYSSRVLKYDCLLVFDAHLDLREEYLGYKWSHASWLLRLLETENNLTVGIYGFRVYDDQEILNGKRNGVDFLFTRSHLNKWLSKCKNGIYVSIDMDVLDPSIAPGVSNPEPGGLTLHELLAALRDALSKVPLRGMDVVEVCPPCDKGNVTSILAAKLIVEVTSLHYAFWIKNKKKLW; encoded by the coding sequence GTGACATTGTACTTCGGCGACGAAAGAAACGAGTCTTCGCCTTTCGTCGTATTAGGTTTCCCCGCAGACTTCACGGCTTCCTTCCGGTGTGGTTCGAGGGAAGCCCCTATAAGGGTTAGAGAAGCGTCTAAATTTATAGAATTTCGATCGATTCTAACGAATTTGAACATGGATGACGTTCTGTATGATGACGTAGGTGACGTACCTGTCGTTTACGGCGATATAGTTAGTTCGCTCAGAAATTTGGAAACTATGTTACTGGGATTAGAAGAATCTAAGGTACCAATAATTATCGGAGGTGAACATACGCTCACCTATTCATCCAGGGTTCTAAAGTACGATTGCCTATTAGTATTTGATGCGCATTTAGACCTAAGGGAAGAGTACTTAGGATACAAATGGAGCCATGCATCGTGGTTACTTAGGCTTTTAGAAACGGAAAACAATCTCACTGTTGGTATATACGGATTTAGAGTATATGACGACCAAGAGATACTCAACGGAAAAAGAAATGGAGTTGACTTCTTGTTTACGCGTTCCCACCTAAATAAATGGCTAAGTAAATGTAAGAACGGTATCTACGTAAGCATAGATATGGACGTTTTAGATCCATCCATAGCCCCGGGCGTTAGTAATCCCGAACCGGGTGGACTAACTCTTCACGAGCTTCTCGCAGCGCTAAGAGATGCCCTTTCAAAGGTGCCTCTGAGGGGCATGGACGTGGTTGAAGTTTGTCCTCCTTGCGACAAGGGCAACGTCACGTCCATCTTAGCTGCCAAATTGATAGTCGAAGTTACGAGCCTTCATTACGCGTTCTGGATTAAAAATAAAAAGAAGCTCTGGTAA